Proteins encoded together in one Planctomyces sp. SH-PL14 window:
- the metK gene encoding methionine adenosyltransferase, producing MSSFIFTSESVSSGHPDKVSDQVSDGVLDALLAQDPRSRVACETLCTTDFVCLAGEITSTGKVDYAAVARDVIKQIGYTSDDIGFNASTCEVLVKLHSQSPDIAMGVDRDGAGDQGLMFGYACDQTQEYMPLPIALSHRILNRLTDLRQSGDVKWLRPDAKSQVSVQYKDGKAVGITAVVVSTQHTPEVENKTISDYIIGNVIKETVPAALLSDKTAYHINPTGRFVVGGPHGDCGLTGRKIIVDTYGGWGRHGGGAFSGKDPTKVDRSAAYMARYVAKNIVAAGLAKECEIQLAYAIGVADPVSIRVDTRGSSVVAEEKLEKAVRDVFPLTPLGIINHLQLRRPIYRKTASGGHFGRSEKEFSWEATDKAGALREAVGVSGGAPAPQFQF from the coding sequence ATGTCGAGCTTCATCTTCACGAGTGAATCGGTCAGCAGCGGGCATCCGGACAAGGTCTCGGACCAGGTCTCGGACGGTGTCCTGGACGCCCTCCTCGCTCAGGATCCGCGGTCCCGCGTCGCCTGCGAAACCCTCTGCACCACCGACTTCGTCTGCCTGGCGGGTGAAATCACCAGCACCGGCAAGGTCGACTACGCCGCCGTTGCCCGGGACGTCATCAAGCAGATCGGCTACACGAGCGACGACATCGGCTTCAACGCCTCCACCTGCGAAGTCCTCGTCAAGCTGCACTCGCAGAGCCCGGACATCGCCATGGGTGTCGATCGGGACGGTGCCGGCGACCAGGGTCTGATGTTCGGCTACGCCTGCGACCAGACGCAGGAATACATGCCGCTGCCGATCGCTCTCTCGCACCGCATTCTGAACCGCCTTACCGACCTGCGGCAGTCGGGCGACGTCAAGTGGCTGCGGCCCGACGCCAAGAGCCAGGTCTCGGTCCAGTACAAGGACGGCAAGGCGGTCGGGATCACCGCCGTCGTCGTCTCGACGCAGCACACCCCCGAGGTCGAGAACAAGACGATCTCGGACTACATCATCGGCAACGTCATCAAGGAAACGGTTCCGGCCGCTCTCCTGTCCGACAAGACCGCTTACCACATCAATCCGACGGGTCGGTTCGTCGTCGGCGGTCCGCACGGGGACTGCGGCCTGACCGGCCGGAAGATCATCGTCGACACCTACGGCGGCTGGGGCCGTCACGGGGGTGGGGCGTTCAGCGGTAAGGATCCGACGAAGGTCGACCGTAGCGCCGCCTACATGGCCCGCTACGTCGCCAAGAACATCGTTGCCGCCGGTCTCGCCAAGGAGTGCGAGATCCAGCTCGCTTACGCGATCGGCGTGGCCGACCCGGTCAGCATCCGCGTGGACACCCGCGGCTCCAGCGTCGTGGCGGAAGAGAAGCTCGAAAAGGCGGTCCGGGACGTCTTCCCGCTGACGCCGCTCGGGATCATCAACCACCTGCAGCTCCGCCGCCCGATCTACCGCAAGACCGCCTCGGGCGGACACTTCGGCCGCAGCGAGAAGGAATTCTCCTGGGAAGCGACGGACAAGGCCGGTGCCCTCCGCGAAGCGGTTGGCGTCTCCGGCGGCGCTCCGGCTCCGCAGTTCCAGTTCTAA
- a CDS encoding alpha/beta hydrolase family protein — MRTVPALLLGWLCFCGGLSAAEPAPPPASPTAAGDGLLQRYFAIRTAEIARDSERRLRSAHWSAESEAYRRQLREMLGIEPLPERTPLNPVVTKTAEHGDFIVENVHFQSSPHLYVTGNLYRPKEVKEPLPAILYVCGHGKVKVGDVSYGNKTHYHHHGVWFARHGYVCLIIDSIQLGEIEALHHGTHNLGMWWWVSRGYTPAGVEAWNCIRALDYLETRPEVDKTRFGVTGRSGGGAYSWYSAAVDPRIQCAVPVAGITDLDDHVVQNCVEGHCDCMYMVNTYRWDYPMLAAMIAPRALLLANTDKDPIFPLEGVVHTYTATRDVFRTLQKPNSLGLEITEGGHKDTQELRVHAMVWFDRFLKKVDRPVLPAELKLLTPEELRVFDQNPSDEINTKIHEQFVAMAKAPAVPGSRAEWDSLVRGWKEALIAKTFRAWPKGDDVEGLYLKQLSAGSSPGAVETEYEFNSQTPYRLGLRMTAKPESVKAPESKVVLHVLAEPAWGKSPWGADVTDEAIHFWLAPRGIGPTQWNQDKKKETHIRRRFYLLGETDNSARTWDVRRAVTAIREIMGDRKYTLQIDGEGDASVWALYAALFEADADEVRLTGLPESHMTGPALLNVLKTLDVPQAVAALSTGAKVTVVDAAEGDPRTALLKQVEKIGQ, encoded by the coding sequence ATGCGGACTGTTCCCGCCCTGCTTCTGGGATGGCTCTGTTTCTGCGGAGGTCTCTCGGCCGCCGAGCCCGCGCCTCCTCCGGCCTCCCCCACCGCCGCAGGGGACGGCCTCCTGCAGCGGTACTTCGCGATCCGGACCGCCGAAATCGCCCGGGACAGCGAGCGCCGGCTGCGGTCGGCCCATTGGTCCGCCGAGTCGGAGGCGTATCGCCGGCAACTTCGCGAAATGCTCGGGATCGAGCCGCTTCCGGAGCGGACGCCGCTGAATCCGGTCGTCACGAAGACCGCCGAGCACGGCGACTTCATCGTCGAGAACGTCCACTTTCAGTCCTCGCCGCACCTCTACGTCACCGGAAATCTGTACCGGCCCAAAGAGGTAAAGGAGCCGCTCCCGGCGATCCTGTACGTCTGTGGGCACGGCAAGGTGAAGGTCGGCGACGTCAGCTACGGCAACAAGACCCACTACCACCATCACGGCGTCTGGTTCGCCCGGCACGGGTATGTGTGTCTCATCATCGACAGCATTCAGCTCGGCGAGATCGAGGCCCTGCACCACGGCACGCACAACCTGGGGATGTGGTGGTGGGTCTCCCGCGGCTACACCCCGGCCGGCGTCGAGGCGTGGAACTGCATCCGGGCGCTCGACTATCTCGAAACCCGGCCGGAGGTCGACAAGACCCGGTTCGGCGTGACGGGCCGTTCGGGGGGCGGGGCCTACAGCTGGTACTCGGCGGCGGTCGATCCGCGGATCCAGTGCGCCGTCCCGGTGGCAGGGATCACGGACCTGGACGACCACGTCGTCCAGAACTGTGTGGAAGGTCACTGCGACTGCATGTACATGGTCAACACGTACCGGTGGGACTACCCGATGCTGGCGGCGATGATCGCCCCACGGGCGCTGCTGCTGGCCAACACGGACAAAGACCCGATCTTCCCGCTGGAAGGGGTGGTCCACACCTACACCGCAACTCGCGACGTCTTCCGGACCCTTCAGAAACCGAACTCCCTGGGCCTCGAGATCACCGAAGGGGGCCACAAGGACACGCAGGAGCTTCGTGTTCACGCGATGGTCTGGTTCGACCGGTTCCTCAAGAAGGTCGACCGGCCCGTCCTCCCCGCTGAGCTGAAGCTCCTCACGCCGGAGGAGCTGCGAGTCTTCGATCAGAACCCGTCCGACGAGATCAACACGAAGATTCACGAGCAGTTCGTCGCGATGGCGAAGGCCCCGGCCGTCCCCGGTTCGCGTGCCGAGTGGGATTCGCTCGTCCGCGGTTGGAAGGAAGCGCTCATCGCCAAGACATTCCGGGCCTGGCCGAAGGGGGATGACGTCGAGGGGCTCTACCTCAAGCAGCTCTCCGCCGGAAGTTCGCCCGGGGCGGTCGAGACCGAGTATGAGTTCAACAGCCAGACGCCGTACCGGCTCGGCCTGCGGATGACGGCGAAGCCGGAGAGCGTGAAGGCGCCCGAATCGAAAGTGGTCCTCCATGTTCTGGCGGAGCCCGCCTGGGGGAAGTCTCCCTGGGGAGCGGACGTGACGGATGAGGCAATCCACTTCTGGCTCGCTCCGCGGGGGATCGGGCCGACGCAGTGGAATCAGGACAAGAAGAAAGAGACGCACATCCGGCGGCGGTTCTACCTCCTCGGCGAGACCGACAACTCCGCCCGGACCTGGGACGTCCGGCGGGCCGTGACCGCGATCCGCGAGATCATGGGCGACCGGAAGTACACGCTGCAGATCGACGGCGAAGGGGACGCGTCGGTCTGGGCTCTCTACGCGGCGCTCTTCGAAGCCGATGCGGACGAGGTCCGCCTGACCGGACTGCCGGAGTCGCACATGACCGGCCCCGCGCTCCTGAACGTGCTCAAGACGCTCGACGTCCCGCAGGCGGTCGCGGCGCTCTCGACCGGGGCGAAAGTGACCGTGGTCGACGCCGCCGAGGGAGATCCCCGGACAGCGCTGCTCAAGCAGGTCGAGAAGATTGGCCAGTAA
- a CDS encoding 3'-5' exonuclease: MPPLANPSAVAYLLFDVEAIADSKLVGDVRYPKDNLAPADALTRYRAELMEQNGKDILPATFMLPCSVAVAKVSGDFRLIDVVTLDDPKYRPHVITRTFWQGWKHYNRPVLVTFNGRGYDLPVLELAAFRYGYSIPEWFNVNAISYEQSRNRYNINSHIDLLDTISNFGAYRVTGGLNLLATLIGKPGKTSIDGSKVQDMYDTGQVKEINDYCRCDVLDTYFVFLRTRVLLGRLSLDDEQKLVDEARAWLDQQSEQHPAYKHYLEHWGDWQPPVD; encoded by the coding sequence GTGCCGCCCCTCGCCAATCCCTCCGCGGTGGCCTACCTCCTCTTCGACGTCGAAGCCATCGCCGACTCCAAACTCGTCGGCGACGTCCGCTACCCCAAAGACAACCTCGCTCCGGCCGACGCCCTCACCCGCTATCGCGCGGAGCTCATGGAACAGAACGGCAAGGACATCCTCCCCGCCACGTTCATGCTCCCCTGCTCAGTCGCGGTGGCGAAGGTCTCCGGCGACTTCCGGCTGATCGACGTCGTCACGCTCGACGACCCCAAGTACCGCCCGCACGTTATCACCCGCACGTTCTGGCAGGGATGGAAACACTACAACCGGCCGGTTCTCGTCACCTTCAATGGCCGCGGCTATGACCTCCCCGTGCTCGAACTGGCCGCCTTCCGCTACGGCTACTCGATCCCCGAGTGGTTCAACGTCAACGCCATCTCCTACGAGCAGTCACGCAACCGCTACAACATCAACTCGCACATCGACCTGCTGGATACAATCTCGAACTTCGGCGCCTACCGCGTCACCGGCGGCCTCAACCTGCTGGCAACCCTGATCGGCAAGCCGGGCAAGACGTCGATCGACGGCTCGAAGGTCCAGGACATGTACGACACCGGACAGGTCAAGGAGATCAACGACTACTGCCGCTGCGACGTCCTCGACACCTACTTCGTCTTCCTCCGGACACGGGTCCTCCTCGGCCGCCTCTCGCTCGACGACGAGCAGAAACTCGTCGACGAAGCCCGCGCCTGGCTCGACCAGCAGTCCGAGCAGCACCCGGCCTACAAGCACTACCTCGAACACTGGGGGGACTGGCAGCCCCCCGTCGACTGA
- the sppA gene encoding signal peptide peptidase SppA: MKSVWFGLFLVASGWVSSGGAVQAAEEAKPANIVPVFTLSGSVKETALPDDPIFGAIGTESLRSLVSRVDKAREDKSVKGVVILMSGASLGTAQLEEFRAALDRLKKDGKPVFAHSDDLKFGGFALVSGAKRVSVSPTGDVWVTGLYGEQLFLRGLLDRLGVEPDFLTCGDYKSAGEMFMRTSSSPEAKKMHDWMFDSLFERFVEMIATGRGVPAEKARNWVAQGLFSAEAAKEAGLIDAIEDRYEFSNAVRAELGGTIKFDRSYAKNKGQQIDLNNPFAALQLWAQILEGPKVKKSNKDAIAIVHVDGPIMTGKADPSSPFSAMEEGAYSETIRKALDKVAEDSKVKGVVLRVTSPGGSVVASEIILRATERVKAKKPVVVSMGDVAASGGYYVSCRSEKIYADPTTITGSIGVISGKLATAKMWSQFGINFEANKRGEKAGILSGGAKFTEVERKELQGWMDEVYGQFKKHVTDGRGDKLKKPIDEIAGGRVYTGRQALELGLVDELGGLNEAIAYVANKTGVKDYEIRSLPQSKGLFEELLGDLTGSSSKEEEKTLSIETAPRRSSFEMSLKALGPAVDGFDPARMKLIRQAIRYIDLMQQEQIMMVSPLFHMEL; encoded by the coding sequence ATGAAGTCGGTCTGGTTTGGGCTGTTTCTTGTGGCCAGCGGCTGGGTCTCCAGTGGAGGGGCCGTTCAAGCGGCGGAAGAGGCGAAGCCGGCGAATATCGTCCCGGTCTTCACTCTGTCGGGGAGCGTGAAGGAGACCGCTCTGCCGGATGATCCGATCTTCGGAGCCATCGGCACCGAATCGCTTCGTAGCCTCGTCTCCCGTGTCGACAAGGCCCGCGAAGACAAGAGCGTCAAAGGGGTCGTGATCCTGATGAGCGGCGCCTCCCTCGGGACGGCTCAGCTCGAAGAGTTCCGGGCGGCGCTCGACCGCCTCAAGAAGGACGGCAAGCCGGTCTTCGCCCACTCGGACGACCTCAAGTTCGGCGGCTTCGCCCTCGTGAGCGGGGCCAAGCGCGTCAGCGTCTCCCCGACGGGCGACGTGTGGGTCACCGGCCTCTATGGGGAGCAACTGTTCCTCCGCGGTCTCCTCGACCGCCTGGGAGTCGAGCCCGACTTCCTGACCTGCGGAGACTACAAGAGCGCCGGCGAGATGTTCATGCGGACCTCGTCCAGCCCTGAAGCCAAGAAGATGCACGACTGGATGTTCGACAGCCTGTTCGAACGCTTCGTCGAGATGATCGCCACCGGCCGCGGCGTGCCGGCCGAGAAGGCCCGCAACTGGGTCGCCCAGGGACTCTTCTCCGCTGAAGCGGCCAAGGAAGCGGGGCTGATCGATGCCATCGAGGACCGTTATGAGTTCTCGAACGCCGTCCGGGCCGAGCTCGGTGGGACGATCAAGTTCGACCGCTCCTACGCCAAGAACAAAGGCCAGCAGATCGACCTCAACAACCCGTTCGCGGCCCTGCAGCTCTGGGCTCAGATCCTCGAGGGGCCCAAGGTCAAGAAGTCGAACAAGGACGCCATCGCGATCGTCCACGTCGACGGGCCGATCATGACCGGCAAGGCCGATCCGTCTTCGCCGTTCTCGGCCATGGAAGAAGGAGCCTACAGCGAGACGATCCGCAAGGCGCTCGACAAGGTCGCCGAGGACAGCAAGGTCAAGGGAGTCGTCCTCCGCGTCACCTCGCCGGGGGGATCGGTCGTCGCCAGCGAGATCATTCTCCGCGCCACCGAGCGCGTGAAGGCCAAGAAGCCGGTCGTCGTCTCGATGGGAGACGTCGCGGCGAGCGGCGGGTACTACGTCTCCTGCCGCAGCGAGAAGATCTACGCCGATCCGACGACGATCACGGGATCGATCGGCGTCATCTCCGGTAAGCTCGCGACCGCCAAGATGTGGAGCCAGTTCGGCATCAACTTCGAAGCGAACAAGCGGGGTGAGAAGGCCGGCATCCTCAGCGGCGGGGCGAAGTTCACCGAAGTCGAGCGGAAGGAACTGCAGGGCTGGATGGACGAAGTCTACGGCCAGTTCAAGAAGCACGTGACCGACGGCCGCGGCGACAAGCTCAAGAAGCCGATCGACGAGATCGCCGGCGGTCGCGTCTACACCGGCCGGCAGGCGCTGGAGCTCGGCCTCGTCGACGAGCTCGGCGGTCTGAACGAAGCGATCGCCTACGTCGCCAACAAGACCGGCGTGAAGGACTACGAAATCCGCAGCCTGCCGCAGTCGAAGGGACTGTTCGAGGAACTCCTCGGCGACCTGACCGGCAGCTCCTCGAAGGAAGAGGAGAAGACCCTCTCGATCGAGACGGCCCCGCGGCGTTCCTCGTTCGAGATGTCGCTCAAGGCGCTCGGCCCCGCGGTCGACGGTTTTGATCCGGCCCGGATGAAGTTGATCCGCCAGGCGATCCGTTACATCGACCTGATGCAGCAGGAACAGATCATGATGGTCAGCCCGCTGTTCCATATGGAACTGTAA
- a CDS encoding PLP-dependent aspartate aminotransferase family protein, with protein sequence MDFQTRCVHVGVNKDGTFNSCTTPIYTSSTFYWDNLTTHRGFDYTRSGNPTRRALEENIASLEGGTDCRATATGMSAIHSAMFLFKPGDHIITGHDIYGGTFRLFYSVLTEQGLEFSFVDMQDLDNVRKAIKPNTKGIWIETPSNPLLRVVDIAGICGIAKQAGLTTIADNTFLSPYLQRPMELGVDVVVHSTTKYLNGHSDVVGGAVVTRDKERSERVAYIVNAIGQGCSPFDAWLVLRGIKTLGPRMEAHQKGAIELARFLDKHPKVERVYYPGLETHPQHALAKSQQKGFGAMLSFDVKGGRPEAERVLNNLQLFQLAESLGGVESLVEYPETMSHASMTLEARRAAGISERTIRVSVGIEHPADLIAGMSHALNKI encoded by the coding sequence ATGGATTTCCAGACCCGGTGCGTGCATGTCGGCGTCAACAAGGACGGCACGTTCAACAGCTGCACGACGCCGATCTATACGTCGTCGACGTTCTACTGGGACAACCTGACGACGCACCGCGGGTTCGATTACACCCGCAGCGGCAACCCGACCCGCCGGGCTCTGGAAGAGAACATTGCTTCGCTGGAAGGGGGAACGGACTGCCGGGCGACGGCCACCGGGATGTCGGCGATTCACTCAGCGATGTTCCTGTTCAAGCCGGGTGACCACATCATCACCGGACACGACATCTACGGCGGCACGTTCCGTCTGTTCTACAGCGTCCTGACGGAGCAGGGGCTGGAGTTTTCGTTCGTCGACATGCAGGACCTCGACAACGTCCGCAAGGCGATCAAGCCGAACACGAAGGGGATCTGGATCGAGACCCCGAGCAATCCGCTGCTCCGCGTGGTCGACATTGCCGGGATCTGCGGGATTGCGAAGCAGGCCGGCCTCACCACGATCGCCGACAACACGTTCCTCTCGCCGTACCTGCAGCGGCCGATGGAGCTGGGGGTCGACGTGGTGGTCCACTCGACCACGAAGTACCTCAACGGTCACTCGGACGTGGTCGGCGGGGCGGTTGTGACGCGGGACAAGGAGCGGTCGGAGCGGGTTGCCTATATCGTCAACGCGATCGGCCAGGGGTGTTCTCCGTTTGACGCCTGGCTGGTTCTGCGCGGGATCAAGACGCTCGGGCCGCGGATGGAAGCGCACCAGAAGGGGGCGATCGAGCTGGCCCGGTTCCTGGACAAGCATCCCAAGGTGGAGCGGGTTTACTACCCGGGTCTTGAAACCCATCCGCAGCACGCGCTCGCCAAGTCCCAGCAGAAGGGATTCGGGGCGATGCTGAGCTTTGACGTGAAGGGGGGGCGTCCGGAGGCGGAGCGGGTGCTCAATAACCTGCAGCTGTTCCAGCTTGCGGAGTCGCTGGGCGGTGTGGAATCGTTGGTGGAGTATCCGGAGACGATGTCGCACGCGTCGATGACGCTGGAAGCGCGTCGTGCGGCGGGGATTTCGGAGCGGACGATCCGGGTGTCGGTCGGGATCGAGCATCCGGCCGATTTGATCGCCGGGATGAGCCACGCTCTCAACAAGATCTGA
- a CDS encoding DUF1559 domain-containing protein has product MHPFPPLTPIPLNEKVVLGLFFLALGLAIAGLVFLPWRRVFRWEWVFWTAFPIGLVLSLEYQQTDLTVLRPWLPPLGLSVLVVGWIAPPTVLYGGARRRTWSWATAICSGGASGLVFFMMLLPTLSHHPEASRLSTCRNNLKQLGYAFYNYESKFRAFPSPAFAGEGEPPRTWRVELLPWLGEQDLRSRYDNDSAWDAAVNRPVATTFVPFYRCPSNRRPQDEEGRFYSDYLLPTGAGTLFGERSVGPAIREITDGTSNTVVIVESCGRQVVWTQPRDVDVTEARPDVNGPGPSEGMSNSLLSSYHPGGGGVAYAAFADGAVRVISPGTAPEVLKALLSPRGDEPVDIPPSW; this is encoded by the coding sequence ATGCATCCCTTTCCGCCGCTGACGCCGATCCCGCTGAACGAGAAGGTCGTGCTGGGGCTCTTCTTTCTGGCATTGGGGCTGGCGATCGCCGGACTGGTGTTCCTGCCATGGCGCCGCGTGTTTCGATGGGAATGGGTTTTCTGGACCGCGTTTCCGATCGGACTTGTCCTCTCGTTGGAGTATCAACAGACCGACCTGACGGTCCTCCGGCCCTGGCTGCCGCCGCTCGGCCTTTCGGTTCTTGTTGTCGGCTGGATCGCTCCTCCGACGGTCCTCTACGGCGGCGCTCGACGACGGACGTGGTCGTGGGCTACGGCGATCTGCTCGGGAGGTGCGTCGGGATTAGTGTTCTTCATGATGCTTCTTCCCACCTTGAGCCATCATCCGGAGGCGAGTCGCCTCAGCACATGCAGAAACAACCTGAAACAGCTGGGCTACGCGTTCTACAACTACGAGTCGAAGTTCCGTGCGTTTCCCTCACCTGCGTTCGCAGGCGAAGGGGAACCTCCGCGTACCTGGCGGGTCGAACTTCTTCCGTGGCTCGGCGAACAGGACCTTCGATCCCGGTACGACAACGACAGCGCGTGGGATGCCGCCGTGAACAGGCCGGTGGCCACGACCTTTGTCCCGTTCTATCGATGCCCCAGCAACCGCCGGCCGCAGGATGAGGAGGGACGGTTTTACTCCGACTACCTTCTTCCCACGGGCGCCGGAACTCTGTTCGGGGAGCGGAGCGTGGGGCCGGCGATCCGTGAGATCACGGATGGTACGTCGAACACTGTCGTGATTGTGGAAAGCTGTGGGCGGCAGGTGGTGTGGACGCAGCCGCGGGACGTCGATGTCACCGAGGCTCGCCCCGACGTCAATGGCCCTGGGCCAAGCGAAGGGATGTCGAACAGTCTGCTCTCGAGCTATCACCCCGGCGGTGGGGGCGTCGCCTACGCCGCATTTGCCGATGGAGCCGTTCGGGTGATCTCGCCCGGGACGGCTCCGGAGGTGTTGAAGGCGTTGCTGTCACCTCGTGGCGATGAACCGGTTGACATCCCGCCGTCATGGTGA
- a CDS encoding PQQ-binding-like beta-propeller repeat protein, whose amino-acid sequence MSLLIAIALVLLSCGSPVLAEAPAHRVLAQDKGHIVLVEADGSTGWEVECRHNSHDIHLLPSGNFLLHTGGTRVVEMTPDKKVVWQYDAKPKEGYTGGVEVHAFQRLADGNTMVAESGNRRIVEVSPEGKIVREVPLKVEHPHPHRDTRMVRKLDGGNYLVCQEGDGCVHEYDPTGKIVWTYRLDLAGRPRSDGHGPEGHGTEVFGALRLKNGNTLIACGNGNRVIEVTPEGKTVWSVEQKELPGITLGWVTTLHALPNGNVIFGNCHAGPENPQLVEVTREKQVVWTFKDFKRFGNSLAVAHVLDLPQGTIR is encoded by the coding sequence GTGTCGCTGCTCATCGCCATCGCTCTTGTACTGTTGTCGTGCGGATCGCCCGTTCTTGCCGAGGCCCCCGCTCACCGCGTCCTGGCCCAGGACAAGGGCCATATCGTCCTTGTTGAGGCGGACGGCTCGACCGGCTGGGAGGTGGAGTGCCGGCACAACTCGCACGACATCCATCTCCTTCCCAGCGGGAACTTTCTGCTCCACACGGGGGGCACGCGGGTGGTGGAGATGACGCCGGACAAGAAGGTCGTCTGGCAGTACGACGCGAAGCCGAAGGAGGGTTACACCGGCGGCGTCGAGGTGCATGCGTTCCAGCGGCTGGCGGACGGGAACACGATGGTGGCCGAGTCGGGAAACCGGCGGATCGTGGAAGTCAGCCCGGAGGGGAAGATTGTCCGGGAGGTGCCGCTGAAGGTCGAGCATCCGCATCCGCACCGGGACACGCGGATGGTCCGCAAGCTGGATGGGGGGAACTACCTGGTCTGCCAGGAGGGGGATGGGTGCGTTCACGAGTATGACCCGACCGGGAAGATCGTCTGGACGTACCGTCTCGATCTCGCGGGCCGGCCTCGGAGCGATGGGCACGGTCCCGAGGGGCACGGGACCGAGGTTTTTGGGGCGCTGCGGCTCAAGAATGGGAACACGCTGATTGCGTGTGGGAATGGGAACCGGGTGATTGAGGTGACGCCGGAGGGGAAGACGGTGTGGAGTGTGGAGCAGAAGGAGTTGCCGGGGATTACGCTCGGGTGGGTGACGACGCTGCATGCGTTGCCGAATGGGAATGTGATCTTTGGGAACTGTCATGCGGGGCCGGAGAATCCGCAGCTGGTGGAAGTGACGCGGGAGAAGCAGGTGGTCTGGACGTTTAAGGATTTCAAGCGGTTCGGCAACAGCCTGGCGGTGGCGCACGTGCTGGACCTGCCGCAAGGAACGATCCGCTAA
- a CDS encoding neutral/alkaline non-lysosomal ceramidase N-terminal domain-containing protein produces the protein MKFPLWLAPAVALLWIGFSPAEAGWKAGVARTVITPEQPMWMSGYGGRDHVAEGKETDLWAKALLLDDGEGHQILAITLDLVGLDRETSVLIKSGIEKSLKLTPGQVALLCSHTHCGPVVGTNLMAMYTLGEEDHAKVRNYTAGLIRKTVALAEEAAKDLSPADISYGSGSTDFAVNRRNNKEPEVPEIRAKGDALKGPVDHAVPVLRVTSGDKLRAVLFGYACHATTLGFYNWCADYPGFAMMDLEAAHPGTVALFWAGCGADQNPLPRRTVALAKEYGKKLATAVEDVLAATPAAVVSGPLTVHYDEIPLHFAHIPGRSEVEEQLKSSNKFEVSRAKFLLKQLDAQGKLEDSYPYPVQTWTLGNGPTWTTLGGEVVVDFALRIKKEHPDRPLWVAGYANDVMAYIPSLRVLKEGGYEGGGAMLYYGHPSPWNEEVEERIIKTVNKQLAP, from the coding sequence ATGAAGTTTCCGCTTTGGCTGGCACCGGCCGTGGCTCTCCTCTGGATTGGCTTTTCCCCCGCCGAAGCAGGCTGGAAAGCCGGGGTCGCCAGGACCGTCATCACGCCCGAGCAGCCGATGTGGATGTCCGGCTACGGCGGCCGCGACCACGTCGCCGAAGGAAAAGAAACAGACCTCTGGGCCAAAGCCCTCCTCCTGGATGACGGCGAAGGACACCAGATCCTCGCCATCACGCTCGACCTCGTCGGCCTCGACCGCGAGACCTCCGTCCTCATCAAGTCCGGGATCGAAAAGTCCCTGAAACTGACGCCGGGACAGGTCGCTCTCCTCTGCTCCCACACCCACTGCGGCCCCGTCGTCGGCACGAACCTGATGGCGATGTACACGCTCGGTGAAGAGGACCACGCCAAGGTCCGCAACTACACCGCCGGACTGATCCGGAAAACGGTCGCGCTCGCGGAAGAGGCAGCGAAAGACCTCTCCCCCGCCGACATCAGCTACGGCTCCGGATCGACTGACTTCGCAGTGAACCGCAGGAACAACAAGGAGCCGGAAGTCCCCGAGATCCGGGCGAAAGGGGATGCGCTGAAAGGCCCCGTCGACCACGCCGTCCCGGTCCTTCGCGTCACCTCCGGCGACAAACTCCGGGCGGTCCTCTTCGGCTACGCCTGCCACGCCACAACGCTCGGCTTCTACAACTGGTGCGCGGACTATCCCGGCTTCGCCATGATGGACCTCGAAGCGGCCCACCCGGGAACAGTCGCCCTCTTCTGGGCCGGGTGCGGTGCAGACCAGAACCCCCTCCCGCGGCGGACCGTCGCCCTGGCGAAGGAGTACGGCAAGAAGCTCGCCACGGCCGTCGAGGACGTGCTGGCCGCCACTCCGGCCGCCGTCGTCTCCGGTCCCCTCACCGTCCATTACGACGAGATCCCGCTCCACTTCGCCCACATTCCGGGACGGAGCGAAGTCGAGGAGCAGCTCAAGTCGTCGAACAAGTTCGAAGTCTCCCGAGCCAAGTTCCTCCTGAAACAGCTCGATGCTCAGGGGAAGCTGGAGGACTCCTATCCGTACCCGGTCCAGACCTGGACGCTCGGCAACGGTCCGACCTGGACGACGCTCGGCGGCGAGGTGGTGGTCGACTTCGCGCTGCGGATCAAGAAGGAGCACCCGGACCGGCCGCTGTGGGTCGCCGGCTACGCCAACGACGTCATGGCCTACATCCCCTCCCTGCGGGTCCTCAAGGAAGGGGGCTACGAAGGGGGCGGCGCGATGCTGTACTACGGCCACCCCTCTCCGTGGAACGAAGAGGTCGAGGAGCGGATCATCAAGACCGTCAACAAGCAGCTCGCGCCATAG